The following proteins are encoded in a genomic region of Drosophila bipectinata strain 14024-0381.07 chromosome XL, DbipHiC1v2, whole genome shotgun sequence:
- the LOC138926545 gene encoding uncharacterized protein, protein MFHQVLMQPQDRCAQRFLWRNGDDQREPDVYEMKVMMFGAARSPCSADYVKTFNASQYSRMEMRAALAIKEYHYMDDYVNSFTSEEEALAISIRVREIHADAGFDLCRFTSSSASVVRALNPLESIVSVEWTEAEEKALGMYWQPATDDFKFGVKYHRVPRSVMTGERVPTKRELLSLVKSTFDPIGFLSCYMVTAKLLMREIWRRGVNWDELLPDNLAAAFEDWRKGMSKIEEFRCTRYYFGGDSRQSAFAAAAYWRATYENGDVPALFISTKTKCAPMRTMSIPRLELQAAVLGTRLTDTDKQEHGVPISNCVLWTDSKIVLHWKSSTHRRYKQFIGKRVAEILEFTEAS, encoded by the coding sequence ATGTTTCATCAGGTACTGATGCAGCCACAGGACAGATGTGCCCAGAGGTTCCTGTGGAGAAACGGAGATGACCAGCGGGAGCCGGACGTATACGAGATGAAAGTGATGATGTTCGGAGCAGCTCGCTCACCATGTTCGGCGGACTATGTGAAGACCTTCAATGCCTCGCAGTACAGCAGAATGGAAATGCGAGCAGCCCTAGCTATTAAGGAATACCACTATATGGACGACTACGTCAACAGTTTCACCAGTGAAGAAGAAGCTCTCGCCATTTCGATACGGGTGAGAGAAATTCATGCAGATGCAGGGTTTGACTTGTGTCGATTCACCTCCAGTTCGGCAAGTGTGGTCAGAGCGTTGAACCCACTTGAATCCATCGTTAGCGTGGAATGGACCGAAGCTGAGGAGAAGGCACTAGGAATGTACTGGCAGCCGGCTACAGATGACTTCAAGTTCGGTGTCAAATATCATCGAGTCCCGAGAAGCGTGATGACAGGGGAACGCGTCCCTACCAAGAGGGAGCTCCTAAGCCTGGTCAAGTCCACGTTTGACCCGATTGGATTCCTGAGCTGCTACATGGTGACTGCCAAATTGTTAATGCGAGAGATTTGGCGGAGAGGAGTCAACTGGGACGAGCTGCTACCAGATAATTTGGCCGCAGCCTTTGAGGACTGGCGGAAAGGAATGAGCAAAATCGAAGAGTTCCGATGTACACGCTACTACTTCGGCGGTGACTCCAGACAGTCGGCGTTCGCAGCAGCGGCCTATTGGCGGGCCACTTACGAAAACGGAGACGTTCCGGCGCTTTTCATAAGTACCAAGACGAAATGCGCTCCGATGAGGACTATGTCGATCCCGCGACTGGAACTTCAAGCAGCAGTATTGGGCACAAGACTGACGGACACCGACAAGCAGGAGCACGGTGTGCCAATCAGCAACTGCGTATTATGGACGGACTCTAAGATTGTGTTGCACTGGAAAAGCAGCACCCACCGGAGATACAAGCAGTTCATCGGTAAACGGGTGGCAGAGATCTTAGAATTCACGGAGGCGTCCTAG
- the LOC122321458 gene encoding uncharacterized protein — protein sequence MECTEAECALVWQSQREAFAEDSQGRAAKGSRLHGLSPYFDEDGVMRASGRIDEATREPNSARRPIILSQEKKLAEMIVQHHHKRMCHQNTEAAIGAIRQKSWITNLRRVVSKCNVCKPEMCPLPEDRLKANEWPFKFIIKLFVTVERHTEKRWVALFTCLTTRAIHLEIAHDLSTDSCIIAIRNFMSRRLPVVRIRSDNGKNFVGADRETNWFSEVFEPVQIQGELSSKGVEWIFNSPANPAEAAQEHVLENLLIEAESIINSRPLTHLSVTVDQEAPLTPHDLLNGAPDVPDLSKDDGQESVRCATRKQWRIKRMMRDRFWKGWVHEYLPTFLRG from the exons ATGGAGTGCACTGAAGCTGAGTGCGCACTGGTATGGCAATCGCAGCGAGAAGCGTTTGCTGAGGACAGCCAAGGAAGAGCCGCCAAGGGCAGCCGACTACATGGACTGTCCCCATACTTCGACGAGGACGGAGTAATGCGAGCCAGCGGAAGGATCGACGAGGCGACGAGAGAGCCAAACAGCGCTCGTCGGCCGATCATACTGTCTCAAGAGAAGAAATTGGCGGAGATGATCGTGCAGCATCACCACAAGAGGATGTGCCACCAAAACACGGAGGCAGCCATCGGAGCAATCCGGCAGAAGTCCTGGATTACGAACTTACGGAGGGTGGTGAGCAAGTGCAACGTTTGTAAGCCCGAGATGTGTCCCCTGCCAGAGGACCGGCTGAAAGCCAACGAATGGCCCTTTAAGTTTATAATTAAGCTATTTGTGACGGTTGAACGTCACACGGAGAAGAGGTGGGTGGCACTGTTTACGTGTCTGACCACAAGAGCTATCCACTTGGAGATAGCTCACGATTTGTCCACCGATTCCTGCATAATCGCTATAAGGAACTTCATGAGCCGACGTTTACCCGTCGTCAGGATTAGGAGCGACAATGGAAAAAACTTCGTTGGAGCCGATCGCGAGACCAACTGGTTCAGCGAAGTGTTTGAGCCTGTACAGATCCAAGGCGAGCTGTCGTCTAAAGGAGTCGAATGGATCTTCAATTCCCCGGCGAACCCAGCTGAGGCAGCCCAG GAGCACGTACTGGAGAACCTGCTGATTGAAGCGGAGAGCATAATAAACTCTCGTCCGCTCACTCATCTATCAGTGACGGTAGACCAGGAAGCTCCACTGACACCCCACGATTTGCTGAATGGAGCACCCGATGTCCCAGATCTTTCCAAGGATGACGGACAGGAGTCCGTGAGATGCGCCACCAGAAAGCAGTGGCGCATAAAAAGGATGATGCGGGATCGATTCTGGAAGGGATGGGTGCATGAGTACCTGCCGACTTTTCTGCGCGGGTAG